One genomic window of Cyprinus carpio isolate SPL01 chromosome B8, ASM1834038v1, whole genome shotgun sequence includes the following:
- the LOC109074199 gene encoding uncharacterized protein LOC109074199 — protein sequence MNQLYILLLALWSAFNSSDAWDPDERTTRDPRQMMNESHPTFSTDIYPMVLEEEDLDSWGTAFDVYEPESDNVPELNIAVYRQIEDREHVIVLCKFAEMFRMTYRGSFELSVESELDYTIEPVEFFPFYYSEMQVFLVTVRPPASFTCVHEIDSDLDVRNLRSQTYNYSGSVSDHPEEGASLLYICFSSFIAVGLFIMTAAVIVINIRSKTKDTNSTAVTDNDYMEA from the exons ATGAACCAACTTTATATCCTTTTACTGGCCCTTTGGTCAGCTTTCA ATTCGTCTGATGCGTGGGACCCAGATGAACGTACAACAAGAG ATCCAAGGCAGATGATGAACGAGAGTCATCCAACATTTTCAACAGATATTTACCCAATGGTTTTGgaa GAAGAAGATCTAGATAGTTGGGGAACTGCGTTTGATGTATATGAGCCCGAGTCTGACA ATGTCCCAGAGCTCAACATCGCAGTGTACCGACAGATAGAGGACAGAGAGCATGTGATCGTGCTGTGCAAGTTTGCAGAAATGTTTAGAATGACATACAGAGGGTCTTTTGAGCTGTCTGTGGAGAGTGAACTGGACTACACCATAGAACCAGTGGAattctttcctttttattattcagAAATGCAGGTGTTTCTGGTCACTGTGCGTCCACCTGCTTCCTTCACCTGTGTTCATGAGATTGATTCTGATCTAGATGTCAGGAACCTGCGCAGCCAGACCTACAATTACAGTGGGTCAG TCTCAGATCATCCTGAAGAAGGAGCATCTTTATTATACATCTGCTTTTCCTCCTTCATTGCTGTTGGTCTCTTCATCATGACTGCAGCAGTGATTGTGATCAACATCAGGAGCAAAACTAAAG ACACCAACTCCACAGCAGTTACCGACAATGACTACATGGAAGCATGA